CGACCAGAAACAGCATATCCAAATGCCAGATGAACACAAGCAAAGAAAAGCTAAATCATTATTgcacataaaacaaaatcgtTTCCAAATCGAAAACATTCGGGTTACAGAAATAAactactttttaataaaatgtttacatcAAAAGCAAAAGTATAAGGAAGGACACAATTTCTCAAAGTCATTTTAAGATTTGACATTGAGTTAAATGGGTGTTTCGAAAAATCTGCTTTGTCAACATTACGCCAAGTTTATCTTACTTAAAATTGGGCAATGTCGGCTTATATTTGCCAGTCACTAAAACGAATGTGTATAAACAATATTACATATAGGCACCAAtcataatttaacaaaaacttgTACTGAAAATTATACGTTTTCTTAGATTTTCACTTTCATACGGCAATGAAGTACCAAAATTTATCCGTATTAATTATGATGGTTATCTGTAGTGAAGCGAATCGGGTAAAGCGATTATCGACACCCGAATTTTTTGGGCAAGAGACCCTTGAGCTGGCCAAGTATGTCGTTTCCATCAGATCGAGAACACCGGTCATGTTTTTCGGCGACAATCACTATTGTGGCGGTGGTCTTTTATCGCCCCACTGGGTGCTGACCGCTGCCCATTGTGTAATGGCGTGGGTAGAAATGTTCACTCTGTTGTGATTATTAACCCTAATCCCATCTTCTAGTAAAACCAAAATCATGTACAAGCCACGGTGGCTGCTGGTGGTAGCCGGATCTCCACATCGACTGCGATATGTGGCTGGCAAAACACTCTGCTCACCAGTGTCAAATCTGTACGTGCCGAAGAACTTCACCATGCACAACACCTATAACATGGCGCTGATACAACTTCAGGAAAAAATGCCCACCGACGATCCACGGATTGGATTTCTTCGTCTGCCAAGTGAAGCGCCTAGAATTGGTATCTACCACTCTGTTCTTGGCTGGGGAAGAATGTATAAAGTAAgagctttaaatatttcaaaataatgtaAAGAAGTCTAGTCTGtcagaaacaaaagaaacatttttacatttagTTGTTTTGTGATATATTAAAAGGTATATTAAATGGTAATTAATTATGACATTActgttttttacatttaaaattcgGATACATAAACTATTTTACAttggataaaaataaatttaattaatttgagcCTGATTCATCGACTGAAATAAAACTACTTAATGGACAAACGTGACATTGTTTTCAAgatgaataaaataataagaagAATAAGAAGACTACTAATTAATAATCTTTCTAGGGCGGACCTTTATCAGTGACAATATACCAGTTGGAGGTGTCGCTCTTGGATAAGGAGGTGTGTAAGACGCACTTTCGCCACTACAGCGAAGGAATGATGTGTGCTGGAAAAAATAATTGGACGATTGACGCTGATCCGTGCAGCGGCGACATCGGATCCCCGTTGGTAATGGGAAGGGTGATTGTCGGCATAGTCGCCTATCCAGTTGGCTGCGGATCCACTACTATTCCGTCCGTCTATACGAACGTATACAGTGGCATTAAGTGGATCAGGAATACGGCCTATGGGTTTTCCAGCACTAACAAGCCAATACCATTCATCATTCTGCTGATGATTTCACTAGCCCATCTTACATTGAAAAACTGGGCTTagataaaaaactaaatttgtatatttacaGATTTTCAAGTCCCAAAATCtgcagttttgtttttaaatcagtatatttaaattccttATATTtagattaataaataaatgtagttttatattttatcagtttaaatttgaatCATTGTTTAACAAACGAGAATTAGCTAAGTGGCACCTGTAAAAAACCCTTGTTTGGATTTTGGTTGGCTTTGCCAGTACTTGCCTTAAATTAGAGATACTGACAGCTCCTTAACCACTGACACTTGCCAAAAGTCCTTTCCCACTCTTAATTGGCTCCTAGTCTGCTCCGTCCATGTGGCTTTAATTGACATTGCCACACCTGTGCCCGAAAAAGGGCAATAAAGCACTCAAAACCTGATTTTCCAGAGCTGTGAAATGAAAGTGGAAAATCCAATACTGGCCGGCCAGAGTGAGTGGAAACGTTTGATGCGAGCGAGAATTGAATTTGGGTGTCTGGGTCCCTCCTCCACCCATGGGAGGATGGCATTTAGAATGCTTGGGTACGAATCCAGCTTATGTTTCTCAGCAGGCAACAAAGGCCAGTCACCTGCTCTCCATTTAAGTAATGAATTTTGTGCATCTTGTCctcgtttttttgttttctgaagAGCTCCGCAGGCAAATGCGTAATGACAACATTAATGCAAACGacttcatttaattaaacgcCCTTTTGCATGGCAGAAAACTGGGAAACTGGGAATTCGAGAAGCTGTGTGTAAGGCGCCATCATCATTGCGACTCATTGGGACTCATTGCCACCATCGCATTACCCATGCCCATCCTCATCCTCTTTCCCAAATGGCTAAAGATCTCATCCTGGCACTTGTCCTCGGCGTTTGGTATGCATGAATGCGTATTAAGGTGCGATAGGGGGCGTGACACCGCCTATGTAGTTGTGCGCACGTGCGTGTAAGCGATGCGATGCGAATATACGAGCAGAGCATATCTGTATATCCAGGTGGAGCAGCTGGCCCAGATGGAGCAAATGGAGCAGATGTGACAAACTCGCCGGCGAAGCAGCCAATTCAATTAACAGTCGACGGGCCCAAAAGTTGACAACGGAATAAGCTGTCGAAATTGTGGAAGTTCCGACTGCGGAAATAGCAGATGGTCAAGCATGGCTTCACCGCTTGCCACCGATAAATTAGCGAAAGATATTCTACGCGTTTCAATAACcaattattcttttaaatttgatgacttaaaatatctaaaaaccCCGAATAATCAATTAGGTATATGTATCGTgatttaaacctttttatacGAGTCATCGGTGATGTCCTAAAAAAACTTGAAGATTTATTTAAGGCATAAGCTTGTAGACCAGcgcataaaaaaaaccattagatttgatttgattaaatGGCTTatgacttaaattttttattattttggccgTTCAAGACATAATTagacacatttattttttgctttgatgAGTTACATCCGAAATgagttataaatttatatggcAATCATAGCTGTTATGATATGATAAAAAACGCCATAATTAAATGTAAGAGGAACAAAATGTACttgtaaaagtaaaagaaaaaaaattgattaaagctttaaatgcaatgttgaaaaaaatgtgtacaTTTTTGTAGGACACATATGATTTTGTAATTACTTTCAAATCAGACTTACCAACGCAAACAAAATTGGTGTTCCTGCAATTTGAGAGTCAGATGCccttaattgtatttttgttcaatgcaatttttcattttattaataatttgaagcAGTTTTTATGTATGGAAGGTAGAAGAGTATTAGTTTAAAACACTTCTATAATTAGTTTCTTTTTATCCAATGCAACAATTTCAAGAGTTCGttcaagtttaatttttgttacaTTAACGAGCAAATGCAAACGATTGGCATAAATAATGTACACGTGgagaaaatgttaatttatttaagcacGAAATTATCATGTTATGGTATTACACATTTTATGAATGGAActcgatttaaatttgctttGTTCTCAGGTTCAAAAGACCTAAAGGAACAATTAGTCGCacttttttcattaaaatctcCGTTTGCGCATGTGGGAAAACTCTTTCGACTAACGCCGCTAAATGTACTTTAAATTTTCCAGCGCTTTCAATGTATTTAAGTGACTCAACTCATTAGCAGTGGAGCAACATGGATGCCGCACAGCTGCTGCAACcgcaaaagcaataaaaagtGTGAGGGGGTGGCAGGAAGGGATGTGGCGCAGGGGCCAAAGCCAAACTGTTCATTTGCATGCGCTGGCGCTCATTACATTaacattaaacttttaatatgCGCGGACATAAGGGCAAAAGGAGGCGAGGACGAAAGGACGAGAGCGTGAAAATTTGTACGTCAGGATATTCGAGTACGTATACACATTTGTGCAATGCGGGTGCAACACTGAAATTGAGTGACAAGCGCTGGCGGCTACCCGCATCCAAATATCTTTATTTCCCAGtgaatatgtatgtattataTATAGTTAATTACATTTTGGCCAGCTGCAAAATCGTTTCAGCATCTTTTTGGCCTGATCCCGATCCGACGATTGGGGACCATTAGCCCACCGCTGAGCGGTTGCTAAGCCAGCTGAAAAGCGACTGTGCCTCGCGGTTCCATTGACATTGTCCTGGGTTTGCTCGCTTGTCGCTTGTCCCACTTGGCGTATACTCAATACACGTAGAGAAACGTAGAATGATAACAAAATACTTccgttttaaaatgtttctagAAATATTATACtaacaaactttaaaattctgaaatgattttagaaaattcttgaaaaatgtatattggtttttatttaggtCACTATCCATAATTTCAGTGAATATAACTATTTGTGGTTATacgtaaaattattttgaaaaattcgtTATATTTACTAgtaaaaaacagtttaatatttattatatataatatttttcaatagttTGTCATGGTAATTTgcttattcaaatttttgagaTATTTACGAACTTCAACTTTTTACCaatcaattttaatgcaatttgttCTCAGTGTACGCGTGTTTAACATGGCAAAAATCCAGGAGGGCACGGTGGTCACCCTTAGCATGTGTGTGTAAATCTGCTTGTGCTCAAGTATAAGTGCATTTCGTTATGAGCTTTGCAGTCTTATAAATGTTTGCGTATTTGTTTGCCTCGACGACGTTGCTATTTACTTGATGTGACCTCTGCTGTACTCAGCTCGTCCGCTCTGAATCTCTCAGCTAAGCAACTGCAAttgcatctgtatctgtatctgtagctgTGTCTCTATCTAAATCTGCCACTGTATCTGCATCACAGTCgcatctgtgtgtgtgtgcgctgGGGGTTAAGACAGCGCTCACAGCACATAAATATCTAAAGGATTCTTGAGTAACTTCTCTAATGGATTTGGgttaaaaatatacacaagGGCATGTGGAGGGCAAACagacatacatacacacacacacacacacacacacacacacacacacatacaaagaCACACAAAAGAATTTCTCTTTCTGCTTGCGTGAGTGTGTTTTAAGATTtacaaattagtttaatttaaattagagTGCGAGCACTTAACAGTCAGTTGCGAATGAAATGTCAATTGCAAGCACTACAGTGGAACTTGACTAAATTagaaattttaacaatttatctAGCATTCAGAAATTTGCCAAGATTGTCTtaacaaaagaaagataaATTGTTAGTTTTTAGGTATTTTCACAACGCATAGAATTTATCATATTCTGCGAGTGAGGGGGAAAACTTTATTCTATCTCCGCAGGCTTTCCACGCGAACATCAAAAAGAAGGAGCAAATTGAAGTTGTAATGGTAATTATTTAGGCCTTCCTCTCTCACACAGAACAATGCGGCATATTAAACGATTTTAAGCGCAATTTATATATGTCCATATGCGTATGCATGCCATAAAGCTGTCCAGGGGCCGTTGTCCTTGCGTCTTGTTCCATGTCCTGTGACCATGTCCCCGTAATGGGACGAAAGTAATAAGCGTGGGCCACCAGGGCCAAAAGCGAAAGCTGAGGGGACCAGCTTATTGTTTACGACGTGCTTAGTGGCAAACTCGGCTTTGATAATGAAACGTTGGCAGGCAACACGCGCTGGCAGTTAACGGCAATTGCGACAAATGCCAAAAGCAGACAACGCCAGACCAACAGCCCGGCTCAGCTCAGCACATCGCCTGTAATTTTGGCCACAAAGTTAGCTGCATACGTCTGTATGTGTACATCTACACGGAGAAAACAATagttctttaaatatttctaaaaagtAGTTGGCAAACTAAATTAGCTAcaattcttaaatttgttttttataactttataatAACTTTATATATAATGACGAACCTAAATTTAAGTTGGAATATCCACAGAGAGGTAAAAAGATGATGTcatgtgtttaaaaatgtcAGATGGGTCAGTGAACTGCAAAGTcgatatttaaaacaaagaatCTTTCAAGTACCCAAAGTAATTTCAAACCTAAGCTGTCTAAACTTTTCATTACCTTGAAATCATTagataaaaatttcaaaatcctAAAAAACTCTTGTTTTAATTCACAcgtttttataacaaattgtAGTTTTTGTGAACATAATTTTCCCGAGTGTGGACCAAGCTGGGGTGTGTGTAATGTGAGACAAGACAGCCGCACGTGATGTGATTAGGACAAAGCCGCAGACACAAACACTGTGAAGAGGGCAAGGAAAAACTTTGAgcttagattttaatttttgccaaCGATAAAACAGAAGCCAATGGGGCAATTTGCGCCAACTAGGCGTATGCGTTATATGCGCCCACAAATTTCATTCGCTCTATGCCCCCGTGCGTATGCAATGAACATTTTCCGCTGTCCGATTATGCAAATGGTGACAGAGAGGGGTCAGCAAATAAGCAGATTCAATTTGAGTTCCTGCAACGGCATAATTGTTGCTATCCGTTGAACTTTCAGCTGAAAACATTAACTGAAAAATGTTGGCTAGTTACGGTGTTGCACTCGCAATCTCTCGGACTCAAGCTTATTCCTGCATTTGTCCGCAGCACTTCAATTAAATCGGAAGCTGGCGCAGCTCTTTATCTTCTACCGCAGCCACAAATCAATAATTCACCAAAATGCAGCTTGCCGTTAAGGTTTTCCCCCCGTTTTCCCGGCTCAACGACTTCAATGTGGGGAAACCACAAGGGTAAAATCTAGAGAAGCGAACTAggattttcttgtttttataaccGATAGCAAACGAATCGAGCAGGCATGTACTAGGAGCAGGCGTTGCAAGCCGGATAATTTTTAGTGCTAAAGTTTGGTTATTAACTTTGAACTGTTAAAGCAAtgcatattttcatttaaaagttattcaaTAAAGTCATactgtaaaaaaatttaacgctaataaaattttttatatatttaagaactaTACTAATGCGTTCTTTTTAAGGTAGTTTAGTTCAATAATAATCTTAATTCTGAAACttcatttaagtttttttttatttgtgccaAGCAAACTGTTGAATTTAGAGATGCAAATTTCTTCATTATTTTTGATGGCCGTATAAAAACAGATCAAAAAACTTGAAATGTTTCTATAGAATTCTCACTTAAAATCACTTTAGAATGTTCCAACTATAAACTCTGCTGAACGAAACCTaccttttgcaaaaatttgcaAACACAGTTGTTTTTGTAGTATTAAGGCTACTATTATTACTGCTGCATAAGCATTACATGAGCACTGCCATTGCATTCACATGCTTTCTGCATGCCGCAAATAGTTCTCCAGCCCTCCTGGAGTTGGCACTACTGGTCGTACTTCATTGTTTCGACAGTTCTGGGCGTTTAtgccaaaaatgttttggCTCTTAGCCATGCTCTGATTACCAAGTGTATGCCAGTGTCTGTGCCTTTCCCTagatatatgtgtgtgtgctctGCAAGTCAAATTAAGCTAAAAACCGCTTCAAGTTGCAATTTCCGACACAGCATCTTGGCTTAAGGATGTAAGGATTCCATGCTACAACAGATCCTGCaactataattaaaactttCGCAAGACAAACAGACGGCCGCAAACGGAGACTTAGATGCACCGAGAAAATAGTTATACATTAATATAtgtgatttaaaaaacaaaatttttgaatacagTATTATAGAATATTGTGTAAGCCCTTATTTATATCATTGCAGATTTTGATTATAAATTATCATTGATTTCTAaagtatataatatttcttcattgaacccattttttatttcaggtTGTTCATTCtccaaacaaattttaagcaaaaccatttgttttatataactttaatGTAAATTATGCTAAtgtacaaaatacattttgcaaCCTCTTTAACTCTTCAAAGATTTAAGGAACTGTTTtgttagttttattaaattatttgttgctAATATTTGGACATCAAAAGCTATAGAAATTTCGTCACacttagatttttttattttatc
The sequence above is drawn from the Drosophila gunungcola strain Sukarami chromosome 2R unlocalized genomic scaffold, Dgunungcola_SK_2 000011F, whole genome shotgun sequence genome and encodes:
- the LOC128255477 gene encoding trypsin eta isoform X1, with product MKYQNLSVLIMMVICSEANRVKRLSTPEFFGQETLELAKYVVSIRSRTPVMFFGDNHYCGGGLLSPHWVLTAAHCVMAKTKIMYKPRWLLVVAGSPHRLRYVAGKTLCSPVSNLYVPKNFTMHNTYNMALIQLQEKMPTDDPRIGFLRLPSEAPRIGIYHSVLGWGRMYKGGPLSVTIYQLEVSLLDKEVCKTHFRHYSEGMMCAGKNNWTIDADPCSGDIGSPLVMGRVIVGIVAYPVGCGSTTIPSVYTNVYSGIKWIRNTAYGFSSTNKPIPFIILLMISLAHLTLKNWA
- the LOC128255477 gene encoding trypsin eta isoform X2, whose amino-acid sequence is MYKPRWLLVVAGSPHRLRYVAGKTLCSPVSNLYVPKNFTMHNTYNMALIQLQEKMPTDDPRIGFLRLPSEAPRIGIYHSVLGWGRMYKGGPLSVTIYQLEVSLLDKEVCKTHFRHYSEGMMCAGKNNWTIDADPCSGDIGSPLVMGRVIVGIVAYPVGCGSTTIPSVYTNVYSGIKWIRNTAYGFSSTNKPIPFIILLMISLAHLTLKNWA